In a single window of the Acetivibrio clariflavus DSM 19732 genome:
- a CDS encoding ABC transporter permease produces MNGFNSFKAFIKKEILEGMRTKKFLVLSIGVLFFAFSDPLMLKLLPEILKSQMQGTDFSMLIELSQRAALESYTKNLFQLSTLIIVLSMMGIISKERTDKTLSIPVSMGCSINGMVLAKLLVYGVFLLFINVMGMLIAYWYSGVIFGFTYGSFAAAVVSGAVYGIFFVFVLSFLILISSFSKKSFLAAAVTVLLVYLMPLANNFASIKRYLPVNLLTEANYFAEFLSKNLAVSLICTIALVVIFGVLSVFKLERIEFV; encoded by the coding sequence ATGAATGGATTTAACAGTTTTAAGGCTTTTATAAAGAAGGAAATTTTGGAGGGAATGAGAACTAAAAAATTTTTGGTTCTGTCAATCGGTGTTTTGTTTTTTGCCTTTTCGGACCCTCTAATGTTAAAGCTGCTGCCGGAAATTTTAAAAAGCCAGATGCAGGGAACGGATTTTAGTATGTTAATTGAACTTAGTCAAAGGGCAGCTTTGGAAAGCTATACGAAAAATCTCTTTCAGCTTTCCACATTAATTATTGTACTGTCTATGATGGGGATTATATCAAAGGAAAGAACCGATAAAACTTTGAGTATTCCGGTTTCAATGGGATGCAGTATAAATGGCATGGTTTTGGCTAAGTTATTGGTGTATGGAGTATTTCTATTATTTATTAATGTTATGGGAATGTTAATTGCATATTGGTATTCGGGAGTAATTTTCGGATTTACCTATGGAAGTTTTGCTGCAGCAGTAGTTTCAGGTGCGGTATATGGTATATTCTTTGTGTTTGTATTGAGTTTTTTAATTCTTATCAGTAGTTTTTCAAAAAAATCGTTTTTGGCAGCGGCAGTCACCGTACTATTAGTATATTTAATGCCTTTGGCCAATAATTTTGCTTCAATAAAAAGATATTTGCCCGTAAATCTTTTAACTGAGGCTAATTATTTCGCAGAATTTTTGTCAAAAAACCTGGCAGTATCTTTGATATGTACAATTGCTTTAGTTGTTATA